The DNA region TTTGACGCTGATTACGCCGCTGCACAGCAAATGAGTGTGAGTGATATCGATCGTACAGAAGCGGGAGCGCAAGCAGCTGAAGAAGCAACCGCACCACAGTTTGAAGTATCGCAACAGCAAGAAAGTAAGACTGAAGCACCAGCAACCGGCAATCCTGACGATTACAAACAAATGGCACAAGAAAGTGCAGCGGCTGCTGAACCAGTTTCTGAAGTTTCTGACGATCTCCTCAAGAAAGCTCTTGATTTAGGTAAAGCTGGTAACTCTTAGTCAACTATATTCTATTAAGTAGGTGGACATAATTAAATATCACACGTAACACTTGTCAGGTAATAGGTAATGGGTAATGGCTAGTAGAGACTCTTTCCAATGACCAATGACCAGTTACCAAATACCTGCCCTTAAGTTATGTTTATTTTTACCCACTTACTTAGAACTAATAACTATTACTAGTTTCTAAGTTGTATTTGCTCAACTATTCTTTAGTTGAGTATTAATTGTATCAGTTAAGCAATACTTCGTTGCTCAACGAATAGGAATTTATCATTTCTTCAGTCGTATGTAGTGCCATTACCGCTGATAACAACTCCTGCGGCTGCGATACTAAAAAATCTGGGTTTTGCTCAGCTAAAACTTCCGCGGAATTAAATCCCCAAGTTACAGCGATCGCCTTAACGTTACTTTTTCTCGCAGCTTCAATATCTCGTGTTTCGTCACCTACATAAATAATTTGTTCGCGATTTATTTTTCTTTGTTTGATTAAATTATTGATAATTTTACTCTTACCAAAAAGCGTGGTTCCTGAGTAAACAAAATCGAACAAATGTTGCCATTCATTTTTCTCAAGAAATTCTCCGATATTTTCTTTGGAATTAGAGGTAACAATTCCCAACTGATGCCCTCTAGAACTTAATTCGTACAAAACATCCTTAATTTCACTAATGGGTTTGATGTTCTTGATTTCTTTATTAAGTTCGGCTCTAACTTTCTTAATCAGAAAAGGCAGCTTTAAAATTGATATTCCTGATTGCTTAACAATTTCTCGCGAACTTAAGTTTTTGAGTTTGTCAAGTTCACCTTGAGTTGTTTGTTTATAGCCAAATTCTAAAGCTAAACGATTTGTAATATCAACAATTACATCAATCGTGTTGGCTAATGTACCATCAAAATCAAAAATAATCACTTTCGCTGTCATTATGGGGCGCGTTTTACTGTTGGCTTGTGGACATAATCGCTGCGCCCTGTAAATTTGCTTTGGCGTTTCGCCGCAACATCTCTGGTTTAATTCGCCGTAGTGCTGAAGCTGGAAATCGCTTATCCCACTCGGCGTCAGAAATTTCAGCAAGTTCTGCAAGTGTAGGTGAAATATTCCAGGGATAGGGCTGAAATTCCACTACATCTGTTTCTTTAGCAAACCGCTGATTCCAGGGGCAAACATCTTGGCAGATATCGCAACCCGCAACCCAACCATGAAGTTGCGCTGCTACTGCATCGGGTAGTTCTTCACTCCGATTCTCAATTGTATGATAAGCAATGCAACGATTTGCATCAACAATAAAAGGTTGTGCGATTGCATCTGTAGGACAAGCATCAAGGCAACGAGTACACGTACCACAGTGTTCGGTGTGTGGCTGGTCAGGAATTAAACTTAAATTAGTCAGTACCTCACCTAAAAATACCCAAGAACCATATTTGCGGGTAATCACATTGCCATTCTTGGCGATCCAACCGATTCCAGCTTGTTGCGCCCAGACTTTATCTTGCACTGGACCTGTATCCGCATAGTAACGCGCTTTGATGCCTTCGGCTTGTGCTTCTAACCAAGTACTGAACAACTTTAATTTTTTGTGTAAAACCTTATGATAATCCCTTCCCCAGCCATAGCGCGATATTTTTGCATATTTAGCTTCTTGAGGGCGTTGGTGGGGAGTGTAGTAGTTTATGGCAACACAAATGAGCGATCGCACGTCTGGCATAACTAATTTGATATCCTGTCGCTTGGGGTTTGCCATCCATGCCATATCTGCTTGATAACCGAGTGCTAACCATGCTTGCAGATACTGTGGTTCTGTAACACCTTGATCTACAGCGGCAATTCCTACTTGATGAAATCCCAACTCTAAGGCTTTTTGCTTGATTTGAGTTGTATCGATACTCATCCTCTTCGATACTAGATACTTGCTTCTACGCTAACACTCCTCGACTTATTCATTTTTTTTATCACTTCTGAAGCGACTGACATCGGTAGATAAGCCTTTGTGTAGTAGATTTCAAGCTCGATTTATATGTTTAACATTGCTGAATTGTTTCATTTGTAAATTTTATTTGCGTTCTGTAAAGAAACGTTGCATACTAGAAATCAAGGAGGAGAGATTCATGCATACAACCTAATCCTTGTCAAGAATCTCTAGAGCAGACATGACATACACAACCGAGTCAGCTTCCATATTTTCTTCTAACCGCTTCGACTCTAGCACCCAGTTCGCTGACGCCGTGCCTGCAACCATAGCTTTATTCAAGCGCCTCAGTGTGGACGATCAGCTAGCGTTACTTTGGTACGCCTACACCGAAATGGGGCGTTCGATTACACCCGCTGCCCCTGGTGCTGCGCGTTTACAATTAGCCGAAGGGCTACTCAGCCAAATTAAAGCAATGTCTCACGCTGAACAATTACAGGTTATGCGTGATTTAGCTGCAAACAGAAACACCGCAATCAGCCGTGCTTATGGAGTGTTGAGCACAAATACTAAGCTTGCTTTCTGGTATGAGCTTTCTGTATTAATGGATCGCGGTATTGTTGTACCGATGCCCCCTGGATACCAACCTTCTTCAGCCGTTACCGAAGTCTTAGAAGCAATCAAGTCGCTTGATTTTGGTCAACAAATCACGGTGTTGCGTAGCACGGTCGTTGATATGGGCGTCGATCCTTTAGCCGACTAGCTCAAGTCGGGTTGAGCGCCACAAAATTTTCCCTTCCGTTACTGTTCTCTAATACAATCGACTTTATAAGGGCAGGATCATTCCCTGCTCTTTTTGTTTTGTAACTTTTGCCTGCCAAATAAGAACTTGTCTTATGAAGCCTGAATCTACTTCCTCAGCTAATGATTCTTCAGAACGCTCGATTAGCATTGAGGGTATTACTGAACCAACGATATTGCGCTACTTTGAAACGCTCAACGCAGGTGACTTTGATGCAACTGCGACACTCTTTGCTGGCGATGGCACACTTAAGGCACCTTTTGAATCTCTGATTATAGGACGAGAGGCGATCGCTGCTTACCTTCATAAAGAAGCACAAGACATGATTCTCTCACCAACTCAAGGAGTCATTGAGCCGCAAGAAGATGCAATCAAGGTACAAGTTGCCGGAAAAGTGCAAACTTCTTGGTGCGGTGTTAACGTCTCTTGGACATTCGTACTCGATCAGCAACGCAAAATTGTTGCTGCTACTGTCAAATTGCTTGCTTCGCCGCAAGATTTATTAGCAATGCAGCGTCCTAATTCATAAATGCTATTAAGCGACGAGGGATTGCGCGAGTGATCGCATTAACATTTGACGTCCTAAATCTACGTCACGTTCAGCACATTGCCAGTCGGGGTGTGCCGTCATTAACAAGCTTTCTAAACTTTCTTGGTCAAATAGATGCCATACCGATATCGCTTCGCCATCAACTTCTACGGCGTAGCAGTTTGAGCTAATGCAGTGAATTGTAAAACTACTTGCAGTCCGCGTGATTTGCATTTGCTGTTGTGGTTGTAACGCGCGGAACTGACGAATCGTTTGTTTGAATTCGCTCATTGATGACACGATTAGCCCTGGAATCGCGATCGCGCTTGTATCGGCATCACCATTGACCGTAATCCAGTAGTGCCGTGCTGGGTCAATTCCTAATAACCAGGGCGATTCATCGTCTAGGCGATATCGTGGTGCTAAAGAAAGTGATGGTGTCATAACAACAGCTTGAATAACTTGATTTACAACCAACTGCCAGTAAGCACTTACTCTGCGTCGAGTAGAATGTTGCTTACCATACTGTGTCCAGTAATATCAAGTTTTCAATAAAAACTTGTATTTATAAACTCTTTTTAATAAAAGTTATAATAATAATTAATGAAGCGTTGGCAGAAATCAAAAACATCTTTTAATACACCTATAGGCAGATCTTTTTTACCTCCTTAGGTATGATTTAATACTTTACCTATAAGTATTTGCTAGTAAAAACAGAAAAACTCGACCATGTGATCGCCGTTTTGACCGCTAGCACAAGCGCCGAGAGTTATAAATTATAGAAATGCTGAAAAGGGAGATAGGAGCAGCACAGCTTCAATGCATAATTGTGACTCGTCTGCTTATCTTCTTGCGGATCTTTATCCTACCAAGCCAGAACGCAATGCCCGAACCGCAGCTTGAGTACGGTCATCAGCGCACAGCTTATTGAGGATGTTACGCACGTGTGTTTTTACTGTGCCGACTGTAATATACAACTTCTCGGCAATCACCGCATTACTGCAACCTTCGACGATCAGTTGCAAGACTTCAAGTTCGCGTTCGGTAAGTGGGTACGCAGCGATCATTTGGTCATATTCTGCATCAGCCGCATTGATCGCAACTGTCTTACTCTCCGCCGTAACTGGTTCAGCAATTTCCGGCGTTTCTCTTGCTTGTTGTAGAACAATCCGCGCGATCGCTGGATCAATCCACGAGTTACCACCATGCGTCACGCGTAACGCTTCTAGCAAGTTGTCAAAGCTAATATCCTTCATGCAATAGGAGTCCGCACCCGCAGCAAAAGCTGCTAGAACAGCTTCTTTGTTGTCGCGTAAAGTTAAAATCAATACCTTAGTATGACTATCATCTTCACTATCTTGACTGGCTTTAATTTGCCGCGTGAGTTCAATACCATCTTTGTCAGGTAAACCAATATCAATGATCGCAATATCAGGATGACTTGTTTGTAACAGTTTTAGCCCTTCACTGGCGTTAGCTGCTTCTCCAATCACTTCAATTTCCTGTCGCTGTTGCAGGGCTGTACGAATACCCACGCGGGTGAGGTCATGGTCTTCAATTAGAGCAACACGAATTTTATTCATTGTCAACAACCGCTTCTACCATTTTTAAATTTAAAACCGAAGTTACTAATCTGACAGGACTAGTGTAGTTAAAATCACCCATCAACAGAAGTAGAGATTTCTCTAATCTAGAGCAATTTAATGGCGAATTTGTAGAGTTTTCCCAAAATGCCGTCTCAACAAGCTGTAGTCCAAGGTTTGCGCTGACCAAAGTATAAAAAATGTATTATTAATTACTTTTTTTCGCGATTGTCGAAGCACATCAACAATGCTAAGAAGTAAACTTGTCTTACACCATCATTGAGTAAGCTGAACTTGTGGGAGAAACTCCAATTGCCATCATTAGTTTCTATGCAAGCGCTGGCGTTTGCTACTAAGTCTTGTGGAGATTATTGTATCAATTTGAGAAGAGAACAGACCAAGTAGAACTAATAGCAGCTAGCAGCGGCTAAAACAAAGCATTCCTTAATAATTGTCTGTGTATTAGCAGTTCAGTCATTTATGTTGAATT from Chroogloeocystis siderophila 5.2 s.c.1 includes:
- a CDS encoding HAD-IA family hydrolase produces the protein MTAKVIIFDFDGTLANTIDVIVDITNRLALEFGYKQTTQGELDKLKNLSSREIVKQSGISILKLPFLIKKVRAELNKEIKNIKPISEIKDVLYELSSRGHQLGIVTSNSKENIGEFLEKNEWQHLFDFVYSGTTLFGKSKIINNLIKQRKINREQIIYVGDETRDIEAARKSNVKAIAVTWGFNSAEVLAEQNPDFLVSQPQELLSAVMALHTTEEMINSYSLSNEVLLN
- the queG gene encoding tRNA epoxyqueuosine(34) reductase QueG, encoding MSIDTTQIKQKALELGFHQVGIAAVDQGVTEPQYLQAWLALGYQADMAWMANPKRQDIKLVMPDVRSLICVAINYYTPHQRPQEAKYAKISRYGWGRDYHKVLHKKLKLFSTWLEAQAEGIKARYYADTGPVQDKVWAQQAGIGWIAKNGNVITRKYGSWVFLGEVLTNLSLIPDQPHTEHCGTCTRCLDACPTDAIAQPFIVDANRCIAYHTIENRSEELPDAVAAQLHGWVAGCDICQDVCPWNQRFAKETDVVEFQPYPWNISPTLAELAEISDAEWDKRFPASALRRIKPEMLRRNAKANLQGAAIMSTSQQ
- a CDS encoding orange carotenoid protein N-terminal domain-containing protein — encoded protein: MTYTTESASIFSSNRFDSSTQFADAVPATIALFKRLSVDDQLALLWYAYTEMGRSITPAAPGAARLQLAEGLLSQIKAMSHAEQLQVMRDLAANRNTAISRAYGVLSTNTKLAFWYELSVLMDRGIVVPMPPGYQPSSAVTEVLEAIKSLDFGQQITVLRSTVVDMGVDPLAD
- a CDS encoding nuclear transport factor 2 family protein, with product MKPESTSSANDSSERSISIEGITEPTILRYFETLNAGDFDATATLFAGDGTLKAPFESLIIGREAIAAYLHKEAQDMILSPTQGVIEPQEDAIKVQVAGKVQTSWCGVNVSWTFVLDQQRKIVAATVKLLASPQDLLAMQRPNS
- a CDS encoding response regulator, with the translated sequence MNKIRVALIEDHDLTRVGIRTALQQRQEIEVIGEAANASEGLKLLQTSHPDIAIIDIGLPDKDGIELTRQIKASQDSEDDSHTKVLILTLRDNKEAVLAAFAAGADSYCMKDISFDNLLEALRVTHGGNSWIDPAIARIVLQQARETPEIAEPVTAESKTVAINAADAEYDQMIAAYPLTERELEVLQLIVEGCSNAVIAEKLYITVGTVKTHVRNILNKLCADDRTQAAVRALRSGLVG